The Helicobacter pylori genome includes a window with the following:
- the cagA gene encoding type IV secretion system oncogenic effector CagA, which translates to MTNETINQQPQTEAAFNPQQFINNLQVAFLKVDNAVASYDPDQKPIVDKNDRDNRQAFNGISQLREEYSNKAIKNPTKKNQYFSDFINKSNDLINKDALIDVESSTKSFQKFGDQRYQIFTSWVSHQNDPSKINTRSIRNFMENIIQPPIPDDKEKAEFLKSAKQSFAGIIIGNQIRTDQKFMGVFDESLKERQEAEKNGEPTGGDWLDIFLSFIFDKKQSSDVKEAINQEPVPHVQPDIATTTTHIQGLPPESRDLLDERGNFSKFTLGDMEMLDVEGVADIDPNYKFNQLLIHNNALSSVLMGSHNGIEPEKVSLLYAGNGGFGAKHDWNATVGYKDQQGNNVATIINVHMKNGSGLVIAGGEKGINNPSFYLYKEDQLTGSQRALSQEEIRNKIDFMEFLAQNNAKLDNLSEKEKEKFRTEIKDFQKDSKAYLDALGNDRIAFVSKKDTKHLALITEFGNGDLSYTLKDYGKKADKALDREKNVTLQGNLKHDGVMFVDYSNFKYTNASKSPDKGVGATNGVSHLEAGFDKVAVFNLSDLNNLAITNPIRRDLEDKLVAKGLSPQEANKLIKDFLSNNKELVGKALNFNQAVAEAKNTGNYDEVKKAQKDLEKSLRKREHLEKEVAKNLESKSGNKNKMEAKSQANSQKNEIFALINKEANKDARAIAYASNLKGIKRELSDKLENVNKNLKDFSKSFDEFKNGKNKDFSKAEETLKALKGSVKDLGINPEWISKVENLNAALNEFKNGKNKDFSKVTQAKSDLENSLKDVIINQKVTDKVDNLNQAVLVAKATGDFSKVEQALADLKNFSKEQLAQQAQKNEDFNTGKNSALYQSVKNGVNGTLVGNGLSKAEATTLSKNFSDIKKELNAKLGNFNNNNNNGLKNEPIYAKVNKKKGGVGQAAGFPLKRHDKVSDLSKVGLSASPEPIYATIDDLGGPFPLKRHDKVSDLSKVGLSRNQELAQKIDNLNQAVSEAKAGFFGNLEQTIDKLKDSTKHNPVNLWAESAKKVPASLSAKLDNYATNSHTRINSNIKNGAINEKATGMLTQKNPEWYKLVNDKIVAHNVGSVPLSEYDKIGFNQKNMKDYSDSFKFSTKLNNAVKDIKSGFTQFLANAFSTGYYCLAGENAEHGIKNVNTKGGFQKS; encoded by the coding sequence ATGACTAACGAAACCATTAACCAACAACCACAAACCGAAGCGGCTTTTAACCCGCAGCAATTTATCAATAATCTTCAAGTAGCTTTTCTTAAAGTTGATAACGCTGTCGCTTCATACGATCCCGATCAAAAACCAATCGTTGATAAGAACGATAGGGATAACAGGCAAGCTTTTAATGGAATCTCGCAATTAAGGGAAGAATACTCCAATAAAGCGATCAAAAATCCTACCAAAAAGAATCAGTATTTTTCAGACTTTATCAATAAGAGCAATGATTTAATCAACAAAGACGCTCTCATTGATGTAGAATCTTCCACAAAGAGCTTTCAGAAATTTGGGGATCAGCGTTACCAAATTTTCACAAGTTGGGTGTCCCATCAAAACGATCCGTCTAAAATCAACACCCGATCGATCCGAAATTTTATGGAAAATATCATACAACCCCCTATCCCTGATGATAAAGAAAAAGCAGAGTTTTTAAAATCTGCCAAACAATCTTTTGCAGGAATCATTATAGGGAATCAAATCCGAACGGATCAAAAGTTCATGGGCGTGTTTGATGAATCCTTGAAAGAAAGGCAAGAAGCAGAAAAAAATGGAGAGCCTACTGGTGGGGATTGGTTGGATATTTTTCTCTCATTTATATTTGACAAAAAACAATCTTCTGATGTCAAAGAAGCAATCAATCAAGAACCAGTTCCCCATGTCCAACCAGATATAGCCACTACCACCACCCACATACAAGGCTTACCGCCTGAATCTAGGGATTTGCTTGATGAAAGGGGTAATTTTTCTAAATTCACTCTTGGCGATATGGAAATGTTAGATGTTGAGGGAGTCGCCGACATTGATCCTAATTACAAGTTCAACCAGTTATTGATTCACAATAACGCTCTGTCTTCTGTGTTAATGGGGAGTCATAATGGCATAGAACCTGAAAAAGTTTCATTATTGTATGCGGGCAATGGTGGTTTTGGAGCCAAGCACGATTGGAACGCCACCGTTGGTTATAAAGACCAACAAGGTAACAATGTGGCTACAATAATTAATGTGCATATGAAAAACGGCAGTGGCTTAGTCATAGCAGGTGGTGAGAAAGGGATTAACAACCCTAGTTTTTATCTCTACAAAGAAGACCAACTCACAGGCTCACAACGAGCATTGAGTCAAGAAGAGATCCGAAACAAAATAGATTTCATGGAATTTCTTGCACAAAATAATGCTAAATTAGACAACTTGAGCGAGAAAGAGAAGGAAAAATTCCGAACTGAGATTAAAGATTTCCAAAAAGACTCTAAGGCTTATTTAGACGCCCTAGGGAATGATCGTATTGCTTTTGTTTCTAAAAAAGACACAAAACATTTAGCTTTAATTACTGAGTTTGGTAATGGGGATTTGAGCTACACTCTCAAAGATTATGGGAAAAAAGCAGATAAAGCTTTAGATAGGGAGAAAAATGTTACTCTTCAAGGTAACCTAAAACATGATGGCGTGATGTTTGTTGATTATTCTAATTTCAAATACACCAACGCCTCCAAGAGTCCTGATAAGGGCGTGGGTGCTACGAATGGCGTTTCCCATTTGGAAGCAGGCTTTGACAAGGTAGCTGTCTTTAATTTGTCTGATTTGAATAATCTCGCTATCACTAATCCTATAAGGCGGGATTTAGAAGATAAACTAGTCGCTAAAGGGTTGTCCCCACAAGAAGCTAATAAGCTCATCAAAGACTTTTTGAGCAACAACAAAGAATTGGTTGGAAAAGCTTTAAACTTCAATCAAGCTGTAGCTGAAGCTAAAAACACAGGCAATTATGACGAAGTGAAAAAAGCTCAGAAAGATCTTGAAAAATCCCTAAGGAAACGAGAGCATTTGGAGAAAGAAGTAGCGAAAAATTTGGAGAGCAAAAGCGGCAACAAAAACAAAATGGAAGCGAAATCTCAAGCTAACAGCCAAAAAAATGAGATTTTTGCGTTGATCAATAAAGAGGCTAATAAGGACGCCAGAGCAATCGCTTACGCTTCAAATCTTAAAGGCATCAAAAGGGAATTGTCTGATAAACTTGAGAATGTCAACAAGAATTTGAAAGACTTTAGTAAATCTTTTGATGAATTCAAAAATGGCAAAAATAAGGATTTTAGCAAGGCAGAAGAAACACTAAAAGCCCTTAAAGGTTCGGTGAAAGATTTAGGTATCAATCCAGAATGGATTTCAAAAGTTGAAAACCTTAATGCAGCTTTGAATGAATTCAAAAATGGCAAAAATAAGGATTTCAGCAAGGTAACGCAAGCAAAAAGCGACCTTGAAAATTCCCTTAAGGATGTGATCATCAATCAAAAGGTAACGGATAAAGTTGACAATCTCAATCAAGCGGTATTAGTGGCTAAAGCAACGGGTGATTTCAGTAAGGTAGAGCAAGCGCTAGCCGATCTCAAAAATTTCTCAAAGGAGCAATTGGCTCAACAAGCTCAAAAAAATGAAGATTTCAATACTGGAAAAAATTCTGCACTATACCAATCCGTTAAGAATGGTGTGAATGGAACCCTAGTCGGTAATGGGTTATCTAAAGCAGAAGCCACAACTCTTTCTAAAAACTTTTCGGACATCAAGAAAGAGTTGAATGCAAAACTTGGAAATTTCAATAACAATAACAATAATGGACTCAAAAACGAACCCATTTACGCTAAAGTTAATAAAAAGAAAGGTGGTGTAGGGCAAGCAGCGGGCTTCCCTTTGAAAAGGCATGATAAAGTTAGTGATCTCAGTAAGGTAGGGCTTTCAGCTAGCCCTGAACCCATTTATGCTACGATTGATGATCTCGGCGGACCTTTCCCTTTGAAAAGGCATGATAAAGTTAGTGATCTCAGTAAGGTAGGGCTTTCAAGGAATCAAGAATTGGCTCAGAAAATTGACAATCTCAATCAAGCGGTATCAGAAGCTAAAGCAGGTTTTTTTGGCAATCTAGAGCAAACGATAGACAAGCTCAAAGATTCTACAAAACACAATCCTGTGAATCTATGGGCTGAAAGTGCAAAAAAAGTGCCTGCTAGTTTGTCAGCGAAACTAGACAATTACGCTACTAACAGCCACACACGCATTAATAGCAATATCAAAAATGGAGCAATCAATGAAAAAGCGACCGGCATGCTAACGCAAAAAAACCCTGAGTGGTATAAGCTCGTGAATGATAAGATAGTTGCGCATAATGTAGGAAGCGTTCCTTTGTCAGAGTATGATAAAATTGGCTTCAACCAGAAAAATATGAAAGATTATTCTGATTCGTTCAAGTTTTCCACCAAGTTGAACAATGCTGTAAAAGACATTAAGTCTGGCTTTACGCAATTTTTAGCCAATGCATTTTCTACAGGATATTACTGCTTGGCGGGAGAAAATGCGGAGCATGGAATCAAAAATGTTAATACAAAAGGTGGTTTCCAAAAATCTTAA
- the cagB gene encoding cag pathogenicity island protein B — protein sequence MENKSIGQIFKDSFKKSFFSGLWSCLKWSFILTLISLGLFLLVFRFQPETIKKYIKDPKDLQFYNDLRNKKGWDK from the coding sequence ATGGAAAACAAATCAATAGGACAGATTTTCAAAGACAGCTTCAAAAAAAGTTTCTTTAGTGGTCTATGGAGTTGCTTAAAATGGAGCTTTATTCTCACTCTGATCAGCTTGGGTTTGTTTTTGCTTGTTTTTAGGTTTCAACCTGAGACGATTAAAAAATATATCAAAGATCCTAAAGATCTACAATTCTACAACGACTTGAGAAACAAAAAAGGTTGGGACAAGTAG
- the cagC gene encoding cag pathogenicity island type IV secretion system protein CagC, translated as MKFFTRITDSYKKVVVTLGLVVTTNPLMAVASPATGITETRSLVIQIISVLAIVGGCALGVKGIADIWKISDDIKRGQATVFAYAQPIAMLAVAGGIIYLSTKFGFNIGEGGGAS; from the coding sequence ATGAAATTTTTTACAAGAATCACTGACAGCTACAAGAAAGTTGTAGTAACTTTAGGGCTAGTGGTAACAACCAATCCTTTAATGGCGGTCGCCAGTCCTGCAACAGGCATTACTGAAACTAGAAGTTTGGTGATTCAGATCATTTCTGTTCTAGCGATCGTGGGTGGTTGTGCTCTAGGGGTCAAAGGCATAGCGGATATTTGGAAAATCTCTGATGACATCAAAAGAGGTCAGGCGACTGTTTTTGCTTATGCGCAGCCCATAGCTATGTTAGCGGTGGCGGGTGGTATTATCTATTTGAGCACTAAGTTTGGCTTCAATATTGGCGAAGGTGGAGGAGCTAGCTAA
- the cagD gene encoding cag pathogenicity island type IV secretion system protein CagD, which produces MINNNSNKKLRDFFLKVLLSFVVFSSYGSASDDNQAKKEALEKEKNTPNGRVYTNLDFDSFKATIKNLKDKKVTFKEVNPDIIKDEVFDFVIVNRVLKKIKDLKHYDPVIEKIFDEKGKEMGLNVELQINPEVKDFFTFKSISTTNKQRCFLSLRGETREILCDDKLYNVLLAVFNSYDPNDLLKHISTVESLKKIFYTITCEAVYL; this is translated from the coding sequence TTGATCAACAATAATAGTAATAAAAAGCTAAGGGACTTTTTTTTGAAAGTTCTCTTAAGTTTCGTTGTTTTCAGTTCGTATGGGTCAGCAAGTGATGACAATCAAGCAAAAAAAGAAGCACTAGAAAAAGAAAAAAACACTCCCAATGGGCGTGTTTATACGAATTTAGATTTTGATAGTTTCAAGGCGACTATCAAAAATTTGAAAGACAAGAAAGTAACTTTCAAAGAAGTCAATCCCGATATTATCAAAGATGAAGTTTTTGACTTCGTGATTGTCAATAGAGTCCTTAAAAAAATAAAGGATTTGAAGCATTACGATCCAGTTATTGAAAAAATCTTTGATGAAAAGGGTAAGGAAATGGGATTGAATGTGGAATTACAGATCAATCCTGAAGTGAAAGACTTTTTTACTTTCAAAAGCATCAGCACGACTAATAAACAACGCTGCTTTCTATCATTGCGTGGGGAAACAAGAGAAATTCTATGCGATGATAAGCTGTATAATGTTTTATTGGCCGTATTCAATTCTTATGACCCTAATGATCTTTTAAAACATATTAGCACCGTAGAGTCTCTCAAAAAAATCTTTTATACAATTACATGTGAAGCGGTATATCTATAA
- the cagE gene encoding cag pathogenicity island type IV secretion system ATPase CagE codes for MFVASKQADEQKKLIIEQEVQKRQFQKIEELKIDMQKGVNPFFKVLFDGGNRLFGFPETFIYSSIFILFVTIVLSVILFQAYEPVLIVAIVIVLVALGFKKDYRLYQRMERAMKFKKPFLFKGVKNKAFMSIFSMKPSKEMANDIHLNPNREDRLVSATNSYLANNYECFLDDGVILTNNYSLLGTIKLGGIDFLTTSKKDLIELHASIYSVFRNFVTPEFKFYFHTVKKKIVIDETNRDYSLAFSNDFMRAYNEKQKRESFYDISFFLTIEQDLLDTLNEPVMNKKHFADNNFEEFQRIIRAKLENFKDRIELIEELLSKYHPTRLKEYTKDGVIYSKQCEFYNFLVGMNEAPFICNRKDLYLKEKMHGGVKEVYFANKHGKILNDDLSEKYFSAIEISEYAPKSQSDLFDKINALDCEFIFMHAYSPKNSQVLKDKLAFTSRRIIISGGSKEQGMTLGCLSELVGNGDITLGSYGNSLVLFADSFEKMKQSVKECVSSLNAKGFLANAATFSMENYFFAKHCSFITLPFIFDVTSNNFADFIAMRAMSFDGNQENNAWGNSVMTLKSEINSPFYLNFHMPTDFGSASAGHTLILGSTGSGKTVFMSMTLNAMGQFVHNFPANVSKDKQKLTMVYMDKDYGAYGNIVAMGGEYVKIELGTDTGLNPFAWAACVQKSNATMEQKQTAISVVKELVKNLATKSDEKDENGNSISFSLADSNTLAAAVTNLITGDMNLDYPITQLINAFGKDHNDPNGLVARLAPFCKSTNGEFQWLFDNKAIDRLDFSKTIIGVDGSSFLDNNDVSPFICFYLFARIQEAMDGRRFVLDIDEAWKYLGDPKVAYFVRDMLKTARKRNAIVRLATQSITDLLACPIADTIREQCPTKIFLRNDGGNLSDYQRLANVTEKEFEIITKGLDRKILYKQDGSPSVIASFNLRGIPKEYLKILSTDTVFVKEIDKIIQNHSIIDKYQALRQMYQQIKEY; via the coding sequence GTGTTTGTGGCAAGCAAGCAAGCTGATGAACAAAAAAAGCTAATCATAGAGCAAGAGGTTCAAAAGCGGCAGTTTCAAAAAATAGAAGAACTTAAAATAGACATGCAAAAAGGTGTCAATCCCTTTTTTAAAGTCTTGTTTGATGGGGGGAATAGGTTGTTTGGTTTCCCTGAAACTTTTATTTATTCTTCTATATTTATATTGTTTGTAACCATTGTATTATCTGTTATTCTTTTCCAAGCCTATGAACCTGTTTTGATTGTAGCGATTGTTATTGTGCTTGTAGCTCTTGGCTTCAAGAAAGATTACAGGCTTTATCAAAGAATGGAGCGAGCGATGAAATTTAAAAAACCTTTTTTGTTTAAGGGCGTGAAAAACAAAGCATTCATGAGCATTTTTTCCATGAAGCCTAGTAAAGAAATGGCTAATGACATCCACTTAAATCCAAACAGAGAAGACAGACTTGTGAGTGCTACAAACTCCTATCTAGCGAATAACTATGAATGTTTTTTAGATGATGGGGTGATCCTTACTAACAACTATTCTCTTTTAGGCACAATCAAATTGGGAGGCATTGATTTTTTAACCACTTCCAAAAAAGATCTCATAGAGTTACACGCTTCTATTTATAGCGTTTTTAGGAATTTTGTTACCCCTGAATTCAAATTTTATTTTCACACCGTTAAAAAGAAAATCGTTATTGATGAAACCAATAGGGACTATAGCCTTGCTTTTTCTAATGATTTTATGCGGGCCTATAATGAGAAGCAAAAGAGAGAAAGTTTTTATGATATTAGTTTTTTTCTGACCATAGAGCAAGATTTATTAGACACTCTCAATGAACCCGTTATGAATAAAAAGCATTTTGCAGACAATAATTTTGAAGAGTTTCAAAGGATTATTAGAGCCAAGCTTGAAAACTTCAAGGATAGGATAGAACTCATAGAAGAGCTGTTGAGCAAATACCACCCCACTAGATTAAAAGAATACACCAAAGATGGGGTTATTTACTCCAAACAATGCGAGTTTTACAATTTTCTTGTGGGAATGAATGAAGCCCCTTTTATTTGCAACAGAAAAGACTTGTATCTCAAGGAAAAAATGCATGGTGGGGTGAAAGAAGTTTATTTTGCCAATAAACATGGAAAAATCTTAAATGACGATTTGAGTGAAAAATATTTTAGCGCTATTGAGATTAGTGAATACGCCCCTAAATCACAGAGCGATTTGTTTGATAAAATCAACGCTTTAGACTGCGAATTCATCTTTATGCATGCTTATTCGCCTAAAAACTCACAGGTTTTAAAGGACAAACTAGCTTTCACCTCTAGAAGAATTATTATTAGTGGAGGCTCTAAAGAGCAGGGCATGACTTTAGGTTGCTTGAGCGAATTAGTGGGTAATGGTGATATTACGCTAGGCAGTTATGGTAATTCTTTAGTGTTGTTTGCTGATAGCTTTGAAAAAATGAAACAAAGCGTTAAGGAATGCGTCTCTAGTCTTAACGCTAAAGGTTTTTTAGCCAACGCAGCGACTTTCTCTATGGAAAATTACTTTTTTGCCAAACATTGCTCTTTTATCACGCTTCCTTTTATTTTTGATGTAACTTCTAATAATTTTGCTGATTTCATCGCCATGAGGGCTATGAGTTTTGATGGCAATCAAGAGAATAACGCTTGGGGCAATAGTGTTATGACTTTAAAAAGCGAGATCAATTCGCCTTTTTATTTGAACTTCCACATGCCTACTGATTTTGGTTCAGCTTCAGCAGGACACACTTTGATACTTGGCTCAACCGGTTCAGGTAAGACAGTGTTTATGTCCATGACTCTAAACGCTATGGGACAATTTGTTCACAATTTTCCTGCTAATGTCAGCAAAGACAAGCAAAAGCTCACTATGGTCTATATGGATAAAGATTATGGTGCTTATGGGAATATTGTCGCAATGGGTGGGGAGTATGTCAAGATTGAGCTAGGGACAGATACGGGATTAAATCCTTTTGCTTGGGCGGCTTGTGTGCAAAAATCCAATGCAACAATGGAGCAAAAACAAACAGCTATTTCTGTTGTCAAAGAACTTGTGAAAAACTTAGCAACCAAAAGCGATGAAAAAGATGAAAATGGCAACAGCATCTCTTTTAGCCTAGCAGATTCTAATACGCTTGCAGCGGCAGTAACCAACCTTATCACAGGAGATATGAACCTAGATTATCCCATCACTCAACTTATTAATGCTTTCGGGAAAGACCACAATGATCCTAATGGGCTTGTTGCGCGATTAGCGCCTTTTTGCAAATCAACCAATGGTGAATTTCAATGGCTTTTTGATAATAAAGCAATAGATCGCTTAGATTTTTCAAAAACGATTATTGGCGTTGATGGGTCAAGTTTCTTAGACAATAATGATGTTTCGCCCTTTATTTGTTTTTACCTTTTCGCTCGTATCCAAGAGGCAATGGATGGGCGTAGATTTGTCTTAGATATTGATGAAGCGTGGAAATATTTAGGCGATCCAAAGGTCGCTTATTTTGTGAGAGACATGCTAAAAACTGCAAGGAAAAGAAACGCTATTGTCAGACTTGCGACTCAAAGCATCACTGATCTTTTGGCTTGCCCTATTGCTGATACTATTAGAGAACAATGCCCTACAAAGATTTTTTTGAGAAACGATGGGGGCAATCTTTCTGATTACCAAAGATTAGCTAATGTTACAGAAAAAGAATTTGAAATCATCACTAAGGGGCTAGATAGGAAAATTCTCTACAAACAAGATGGAAGCCCTAGCGTTATCGCTAGTTTTAATTTGAGAGGCATTCCTAAAGAATATTTGAAAATTTTATCCACGGATACTGTATTTGTCAAAGAAATTGACAAGATTATCCAAAACCATAGTATCATAGATAAATATCAGGCCCTAAGGCAAATGTATCAACAAATAAAGGAGTATTAA
- the cagF gene encoding type IV secretion system chaperone CagF, with the protein MKQSLREQKLLKILENDVLTILDSFSNYLFELREELDFIEEEMEGEITEQNLTTLYDFSNFLEDHVNVFYENILNIDDVKTEHLYSGLIDSLNANLHFVKSFLSNQDLDFRFFKEINDGQDPQKTLSRLIPLQSGKNDASSFKANNSFVSLVYVYVYFMLETIMQSYRVLRLLEKPINNNISEDMQSDIENFFVQANFLEYYVQNKIYPTNHAYDFTHLIMDSIVPNWIQVDMSVEAKKKELFEKYFQNIDEVTNKMLDQKNQNKNSD; encoded by the coding sequence ATGAAACAAAGTTTGCGCGAACAAAAATTATTGAAAATTTTAGAAAATGATGTCTTGACGATTTTGGATAGTTTTTCTAATTATCTTTTTGAACTGAGAGAAGAATTGGACTTCATAGAAGAAGAAATGGAAGGCGAAATCACTGAACAAAACCTTACCACTCTCTATGATTTTTCTAATTTCTTAGAAGACCATGTCAATGTGTTTTATGAGAATATTTTAAATATAGATGATGTCAAAACAGAACACCTTTATTCAGGTCTCATAGATAGTCTCAACGCTAATCTCCACTTTGTTAAGTCGTTTCTCAGCAATCAGGATTTAGACTTCCGCTTTTTTAAAGAAATAAACGATGGGCAAGATCCCCAAAAAACATTATCAAGATTAATTCCTCTTCAAAGCGGGAAAAATGACGCAAGCTCGTTTAAGGCAAATAATTCTTTTGTCTCATTAGTTTATGTTTATGTTTACTTCATGCTAGAAACTATCATGCAGTCGTATAGGGTTCTCAGATTACTAGAAAAACCTATCAATAACAACATAAGCGAGGATATGCAGAGCGATATAGAGAATTTTTTTGTTCAAGCGAATTTTTTAGAATACTATGTTCAAAACAAAATATACCCAACCAATCATGCCTATGACTTCACGCATTTAATCATGGACTCCATTGTTCCTAATTGGATTCAGGTTGATATGAGCGTTGAAGCTAAAAAGAAAGAGCTTTTTGAAAAATATTTTCAAAACATTGATGAAGTAACAAACAAAATGCTCGATCAAAAAAATCAAAACAAAAACAGCGATTGA
- the cagG gene encoding cag pathogenicity island type IV secretion system translocation protein CagG yields the protein MKTNFYKIKLLFAWCLIIGMFNAPLNADQNTEIKDISPEDMALNSVGLVSRDQLKIEIPKETLEQKVAILNDYNDKNVNIKFDDISLGSFQPNDNLGINAMWGIQNLLMSQMMGDYGPNNPFMYGYAPTYSDSSFLPPILGY from the coding sequence ATGAAAACGAATTTTTATAAAATTAAATTACTCTTTGCTTGGTGTCTTATCATTGGCATGTTTAACGCTCCGCTTAACGCTGATCAAAACACTGAGATAAAAGATATTAGTCCTGAAGATATGGCGCTAAATAGCGTGGGGCTTGTTTCTAGAGATCAACTAAAAATAGAGATCCCTAAAGAAACCCTAGAGCAAAAAGTGGCCATACTCAATGACTATAACGATAAGAATGTTAATATCAAGTTTGACGACATAAGTTTAGGGAGTTTTCAACCTAATGATAATCTAGGTATCAATGCGATGTGGGGCATTCAAAATCTTCTCATGAGCCAAATGATGGGCGATTACGGTCCAAACAATCCTTTCATGTATGGTTATGCGCCAACATACTCAGATTCATCGTTTTTACCACCGATCTTAGGGTATTAA
- a CDS encoding sodium:calcium antiporter, whose translation MTAIMTQYNQSIAEAVSMPMKAANQQYNQLYQGFNDQSMAVGNNILNISKLTGEFNAQGNTQGAQISAVNSQIASILASNTTPKNPSAIEAYATNQIAVPSVPTTVEIMSGILGNITSAAPKYTLALQEQLRSQASNSSMNDTADSLDSCTALGALVGSSKVFFSCMQISMTPMSVSMPTVYAKYQALAANALTSGVNPMTTPACPIGDKVLVVYCYAEKVAEILREYYIEFVKNNTNLLQNASQMILNQSGLATSTYDTQAISNISSLYNYNIIANKSFLKSHLTYLDYIKDKLKGQKDSYLTERVQTKIIVK comes from the coding sequence ATGACCGCTATCATGACCCAATACAATCAGAGCATCGCTGAAGCCGTAAGCATGCCTATGAAAGCCGCTAACCAACAATACAACCAATTGTATCAAGGTTTTAACGATCAAAGCATGGCTGTGGGGAACAATATCTTAAATATCAGCAAATTGACAGGGGAATTTAACGCGCAAGGCAACACACAAGGTGCGCAAATTAGTGCTGTTAATAGTCAGATTGCAAGCATTTTAGCGAGTAACACTACCCCTAAAAATCCTAGCGCTATTGAAGCTTATGCGACGAATCAAATCGCTGTTCCTAGTGTGCCAACAACGGTTGAAATAATGAGCGGTATCTTAGGCAATATTACAAGTGCAGCACCAAAATACACCCTAGCTCTACAAGAGCAACTGCGTTCTCAAGCAAGCAACAGCTCAATGAATGATACAGCCGATTCCCTTGATAGCTGTACCGCTTTAGGTGCGCTTGTTGGCTCATCAAAAGTGTTTTTTAGTTGCATGCAAATTTCTATGACTCCTATGAGCGTTTCTATGCCCACTGTTTATGCTAAATACCAGGCGTTAGCCGCTAATGCCCTAACTTCAGGCGTTAATCCTATGACCACTCCTGCATGCCCTATTGGGGACAAAGTTCTTGTCGTTTATTGCTATGCTGAAAAAGTAGCAGAAATTTTGAGAGAATACTATATAGAATTTGTGAAAAACAATACCAATTTGTTGCAGAACGCTTCTCAAATGATACTTAATCAATCAGGATTAGCTACTAGCACCTATGACACTCAAGCGATTTCTAACATAAGCTCGCTATATAATTACAATATAATAGCGAATAAATCTTTTTTGAAATCGCATTTGACTTATCTTGATTACATCAAAGACAAGCTTAAGGGGCAAAAAGATAGCTACTTAACAGAAAGGGTGCAAACTAAAATAATTGTGAAGTGA